From the Candidatus Omnitrophota bacterium genome, one window contains:
- a CDS encoding YraN family protein yields MNSKRNQIGREGEDLAQSSLIKDGYKILERNYRNSLGEIDFIAEDKGIICFVEVKTRSNDNKGLPSEAVTLQKQRKISQVALMYLKQAKMMHVDARFDVVSILKKPYDEPEVDIIKDAFFLSAPYSY; encoded by the coding sequence ATGAACAGTAAGCGTAATCAGATTGGTCGTGAAGGTGAAGATTTGGCTCAAAGTTCTTTAATAAAAGATGGCTACAAGATTTTAGAAAGAAATTATCGTAATTCTTTGGGTGAAATTGATTTTATTGCTGAAGACAAGGGTATTATTTGTTTTGTAGAGGTCAAGACTAGATCGAATGATAACAAAGGATTGCCATCGGAGGCTGTTACTCTTCAAAAGCAGCGAAAAATCTCACAAGTTGCGTTGATGTATTTAAAGCAAGCTAAAATGATGCATGTTGATGCTCGTTTCGATGTTGTTTCAATTCTAAAAAAACCTTATGATGAGCCAGAAGTTGATATTATTAAGGATGCTTTTTTTCTTTCAGCGCCATATTCTTATTAA